GGCTTCGAGGCGTTGGATGGGTTCGTGGATGGGTTCTTCGCTGAGGATGAAGACCTCGTGGTGCATGGGCACGAAGTAGCGGGCGCCTGCGGCGTCGGCCATTCGGACGGCCTGTTCGGGAGTGCAATGGTTCCAGATCCACGGCTGGTAGGCTGCGATGGGCATGATGGCGAGGGCGTAGGGGCCGGCGGGTCGAAGCCGGGCGAAGGACTCGGTCATGGCGGTGTCACCGCCGAAGATGAGGGCGGTTCCTTCACGGCGGAGGATGTAAGCGTTATAGCCGCGCGGTTTGCCGTCGGGCCATCGTTGGCCCCAATGTCTGACCTCGAAGGCTTCGATGTGGATTTCGCCGGCCGTGGTCTGGAGGGTGACCGATTCGCCCCAGCCGAGCTCGGTGATTTTGCGGCCGCCGGCGTCGTGGATGAGGTCGGAGGTGTCTTTGGCGGTAACGACGGGCAGGTCTTGACGAAGGAGTCGTCGCAAGGTGCGCATGTCGAGGTGGTCCATGTGCGCATGGGACAGGAGGATGAGGTCCAAGGGCGGTAGTTCCGGAATTGTCAGCGCCGGGGCGATGAGTCGTTTGGGGCCGACAGTGCCCAGCCGCAGGTCGGGACCGATGCGAGACAAAAGGACCGGGTCGGTGAGAATACGAACACCGTAGAAGTTGAGCAGGAGGGTGGCGTGGCCGATCAAGGCGAGGGTGACGCGGTCGTTGGACCAGTGGTCGGGTTGAGGGCGGTGCGGTGCGGGATTGATTGGGTGACGACTGCCAAAGAGGAGGCGTCGAGTCCAGCGGGCGGTGCGGGTTTGAGACCCCCAGAGCCAGGCCGCCCCGCCGGCGGTGGCGACGGCGGTGCCGAGTGTCCACAACAGGAACTTGCGCCGACTCGATTTCACGCGATCAACATGTCGCGTGGTGGTGGCCTGTCAACCGGTCGGGGGCGACAGTTGAGGCCGGAGCTGACAGGGGGGCGTGCGGGGGTGCGCACTCTCGGTCAGACGTCGCAGATTTGAATGGCCTGGCGAAGGGAGGCCAGTTTATCGGGGCGCCTGGGTACGAATTCCTGGGCGACGAATCCCTTGAATCCGGTGGCGACGATGGCCTGCATGATGCGCGGGTAGTAGAGTTCCTGGGTCTCGTCAATTTCGTTGCGCCCCGGCACGCCGCCGGTGTGGTAGTGGTCGATGTACTGATGGTTTTCCCGGATGGTGTCGCAGATGTCACCCTCCATGATTTGCATGTGGAAGATGTCGTAGAGGAGCTTGAACCGTTCGGAGCTGAGGCGCTTGACCAATTCGACCCCCCAAGCGGTGCGGTCGCACATGTAGTCGCGGTGGCTGCGCTTGCTGTTGAGCAGTTCCATGCAGAGCGTCACCTTGTATTTTTCGGCGACGGGGAGGATGCGTTTGAGGCCAATCTCGCAGTTTTTGAGTCCCTGCTCGTCGTCGAGCCCATCGCGGTTACCGGAGAAACAGATGAGTCGTTCGAAGCCGGCCTCGGCGGTTTCGCGGATTCGTTGTTCGTAGGCTTGGACGAGTTTGTCGTGGTGCTCGACGCGGTTCCAGGCGCGGGTGATACCGCCCAGGCCGTCAATGGTGGGGTTGCTGACCATGCTGCAGACCAGGCCGTACTTTTTGAGGACAGGGAACTCGTTGGGGCCGACGAGGTCAATGCCTTCCAATCCCATTTCCTTGCCGGCCCGGCACAGCTCTTCCAGAGGGATGTCCTGGTAACACCATCGGCAGGCTGCGTGGCGGATGCGGCCCTTGAGTTTGACGGGGCCGGTTTCCTGGGCGGTGGTGGAAGGGGCCAGGACCGAACCGGAAGCAACCGCGGCAGCGGTGGTTGCCAGCGTTTTGATGGCGGATCGACGAGAAATGCGTGCGCTCATGCACCTATTCTTGCAGAGGCGGGGATGATGTCCACCCGAAACGGTGGCCGGGTGAACTCGTTTCGGCGGGCGGGGCGGGGTGTTGAGTCAAAAGGGCGAGCGGTCCGGGAACACGGGGCCGGGTGAGGGCGAAATCGGTTCGCGGAGGGTTTTCCGAGTGGGGGGCGGGGACTGTCACGTTATCGCGGCTGATCCGATGCCGTTTCGGCCGGTTCGCGCACCGGCTGGCCGGCCTCGTAAAGTTGGAGCAATTGCCGGTTGCGTTCGGCGAGATGGGTTTGGCCGAGTTCGTTGGCGCGTTCGATGGCTTTTTGAGCCGTGGCGATGGCGTCGCTGAACCGGCCGACTTCGGCGTAGGCGGCGGCCAGGGTGCCCAGGATGATGGGTACTTGTTGGCTGGTTAATTGTGCGGCCCGCTCGGCCAGTTGGACGGCCAGGGCGCCGTCGCGGAGGGCGGCGTTGGTGTGGGTGGCGAGGATCCAGGCGAGGTTGTTCAGCAATGGTACGTCGTCGGGCATTCGGGGGAGCGCCCGTCGGTAATGTTCCACGGCCTTTTCGGCATGTCCCCGACTGAGTTCCACATGCCCCAGGTGGGCGTGGGCCAGAGGGTCATCGGGGCGGGATTGGAGGACTTGTTGCAGGTGCTGTTCGGCGGCGGTGTTCTGGCCGAGTTGGGATCGGAGCACGCCAAGCCGCAGGTGGATTTCAATCGAGTTGGTTTGTTGGGTCAGGGCCTGTTCGTAAGCCTGGCAGGCGGCTTCAAGGTCTCCCCGGAGCGCGAGCACGGCGCCCAAGCCCTGGAGGGCCGGGGCGAGCCCGGGTTTGAGCTCGAGCAGTCGTCGGTAAGAGAGCACGGCGTCGTCCCAATGACCCGCCTGGTGCTGGGCACGGGCCAGGGTGAACCATGCGCCCACGTGCATGGGCCAGAGTTCGACCGCACGGCGGGCGGCGCGAATGGCGTCTTCCCACTGACTCTGTTCGCTGGAGACGACTGCGAGGCCGTGCCAGGCGTCGGGGTAGGACGGGTTGCATTGAATGGCCCGTTCAAATGCCTGGCGTGCCTGTTTCCAGTCCTGACGGCGTAGGTACACGTTACCCAGGGTGTTATGGGCTTCGGCGAAGTTGGGTCGGAGTGCCAGGGCTTCCTCGCACAGCCGGCGGGCCTCTTCGAGTCGGCCCTGGTCCAGACGTACAGTGGCCAGCTGCGTAAGGGCCAGATGGTTTCGCGGGTTGACGCGCAGGGTATGCTCGGCCAGGGAGCCCATGTCGCGCCAGTGGAGAAGCTGTTCGCGGGTGAGCCCGGCACTGACCGCCATGAGCACGACGGAAGCCAGGGCGGTGGCGGGGCGGAGTCGGGGGGCCCTGGCGACGGCCGACGCGATGCACCAGATGCCCGCCCAGAGAATGCCGATTTGTGGCAGGTAGGTGTAGCGATCGGCCATGGCTTGTTCGCCCACCTGAACCAGGCCGATCACCGGGACGAGGGTGCCGAGGAACCAGAGCCATCCGGCGATCAACCAGGGACTGCGCCTGCGCCACAGGAGTGTGGTCAGGGTGATCAGGGTGAGAACCCCCAGTAACTGCCAGACGACGGGATCCGACCACGAGCGCGGCTCGTAGGGATAGAACGGGGCGAGGTTGACGGGCAGGAACGTCTTTTCCAGGTAAGCGACGTAGGAGGTCACGGCCCGGGCGAGTCGCGCTGAGAGGGGTAGGACCTCGAGGGGCACGGTGGCGCCGGAGGCCGATTGTGCGCGCAGGGTGATGATGGAACTGGCGGCGGCCAGCAGGAAGAAGGGGATTTTTTCGAGCACCAAGCGGGTCCATGACTCCGGTGCGCCGCGGGTGCCCGGGATGCGCGGGTCGGGGTGGATCAGCGCGGGCGTGCGTTGCAGCGGCCAGTAATCGAGCAACAACATCACGCAAGGGAGGGTGACCAACATGGGCTTGGCCATCAGGCCCAGGGCCAAAAGGAGCCACGCTAGCCCGTAACGGGTCCAGAAAGCCGGCGCGGTTCCCCCGTGGTTGGACCTGGCGCGGACTGCTGCGGTGTAGGCCCAGAGCGCGGCCAATCCGAAGGCCAGGCTGAGAACGTCCTTCCGTTCAGCAACCCAGGCGACCGATTCCACCCTGAGGGGATGCCAGGCCCACAGTGCAGCCACGATCCACGCCAGTGCAGGGCGCGACGTCAGGGAACCGAGCCAGGCAAAAAGAAGTGCGGCGTTCAGGGCATGCCAGAAGGCGTTGATCAAGTGATGGGCCCCCGGGTTGAGCCCGAACCACTGGCAATCCAGCATGTGCGAGATCCAGGTGAGCGGATGCCAGTTGCTGGAGTGCACCTGAGTGAAGGCCCAGTGGAGGCTCTCCCGGGTCAGACCGGCCTGGACGCGCGGATTGGCCGTGACGTAGTCGGGGTCGTCGAAGTTGATGAAATCGAAAGACCGGACCGGCGCGTAGAGGGCCAGGGTGACGAGGAAGAGCACGGCTGCGGCGGCCGCGAGACCGGCGGGCCGCAGACGACCCGGGCTCAGGCCGTTGGGGGACGGGGCTGACGGGACCTCGGGACGCACGCGGCTCATGCGGGACAGTGCGGTTGTGATGGGGCGGACACCGTGGCGGCCCGGAGTAACCCGCCGAATGCGCGGCCGACCGGTGGGTTTTGCACCCCTGGGATGGGAGCGGTCATGGACCGGGCCTGCTGCTGAGGATGATTTGGAGGGCGGTGGAGCCGCCGGGCGGCAGGGTGAGGGCATTGTCGGCCACGTTGCCGCATTCGACGCAGACCATGTGGAGGTACTCGTCGTCGCCGAGGTCGGGCAAGGATCGGGCACGGTCGGGCCCGGGATTCCAGATGATCGTGCTGGCCGAGCCGTTCTTTTCGACCCGGACGGTACGTTGGAGGACGGGGTCGTGGACTTCGACGGGCCGAGCGGTGTTGAGGTAGATGCGGTCCACTTCGTCCTGGATGGTGACTCGGGGTGCGGTGTCGCGGGCGCGTCGCCCACCCGTGGTGGCGTCGAGGTATTCGGTGTCCTGGAGGCCGGTGATCCAGATCTGACGCACATCGCCCACGGTCAGGTAGGTCTGGAGGCAGAGTTCGAAGGTGAAGGGCCGTTCGGATTGGTTGGTGACCCGGACCTCCACCGTCAGGGTGTCCCGGATGACCAGCTCGCTTTCCACGGCGCAGGCGGGGCAATCGGGACCACCCTCCACTTCGGGCATGCGCAGGCAGAGTCGGAGGGAACCGTCCAATCCCGTGGCCAGCTCGCTCAGGGCCCAGTCCCGGAGGCGTGCGATGCCGTGCCGGTGCGGGCGACCTTCGGGCTGGCCGAACCAGGGAAAGATGACAGGGATGCCCCCGCGGATGGGCACCCCTGGTTCAAACCGGCTGCACTGGCTGGTGAAAAGGATGGGCGGTTCACCCTCCTTTTGGAAGTGGGTGACCTGACCGCCGTGCAGGTAGAGCTCGGCCCGGCTCCAGCGGGTGAGGATTTCCAGCATGGGCAGTTCCCCGCGTCCGTTCAGGAAGGCCACATGATTGGCCAGGGATGGTGTGGTGCCGTTCATAAGCCGCGCACGGACCATCGTAGTCCGGGCCGCCGGCCCCTACACGCAAAAAGTTGCGGCGCCCGGGCGCAGGGCAGGCCTTGCCAGAGCCGAGGGGGAAACCCCAGCATCCGGCCGATGCGGATGCGGTGGACACGATGGACCGGGTTGGGCTGGGCGGGCATGGGATTGGCTGCGCTGGCCGGGTTGGTGTGGGGTTTGTGGCACGGCGACGGATTGGTCTATCTGCCCGCACATGAGGGGCGATCGTGGTGGGTGGCGCCGCGGTCGGCCACGGCTGAAATGCATTTCGAGGGAGAGGTGGGCCGAGTGTTCCGCGCGCAGCTGGAGTGGGATGAGGCCCGGCTGCCGGTGGAAGTGCGGGTGGCGGTGTTGCGATCTGGCGAGGTGCGGGTGAACGGCGCACGTGTGGAGGGTCTCCGGTTGGACGGGCGGCATTGGAAGCGGCCGCGGTCGGCCGACTTGGGGCCGTATCTGTCCCGGGGTACCAATGAAATCACGATTTGCGTGACCAATCCCGCGGGACCCGCGGCCATGTGGGCGGTCTTGCGGGCCGGTCGGGAGCGACAGGAACTGCCGCTGGCCTGGGAGTTTGTGGGTGCGGACGGGCGCACGGTCCCCGCGCAGCTGGCGGAGGCGCGTATGGAATCGGGGCCCGAAGGGTATTTGCGGCCCTTTGCCACGCTGCCGGAGGCGGCACCGTCGCCGGGCTGGTTGCTCGGTTTATTGCTGGTCGTGGTGGGAGGCTGTGTTTGGGTGGGTAGGTCTGCGTGTAAATCCGACCGCCTGTGGTTGAAACCCTTGCGAGGGCCGGCCGGGGACGTGTGCCTGGTCGCGGCGGTGGGTGTGGCCTGGGTGCTGTTGTTTGTGCATAACCTGCCGCAGCTGCCGCGGGTATACGGTTTCGATGCGGAGGGGCACGAGGCTTACATCCGCCTGGTGCAAGAGGAGCGGCGATTACCGTTGGCGGATGAAGGATGGCAGATGTACCAGCCGCCCCTGTACTACCTGCTCGGGGCGGTGGTTCTGGAGCTGGCGGGCCTGACGGTTGCGGAGGATTTGGCGTCGGTGTTGCTGCGGGCGATGAACGGGCTGGTGGGTTTTGGCCATGCCTGTCTGGTGTTTTGGGTATTGCGGGAGCTGTTTCCGGAGGTGCGGTGGCCGGGGCGGGTGGGTTTTTTGCTGGCCAGTGCGTTGCCGGCCCATTTGGTGGTGACGCAATATGTGACGAACGAACCCCTGGCGGCGTTTTGGGTGAGCCTGGGTCTGGCGCTGACCTTGCGGGCGCGTCGGTGCGGCGATCATCCGGGTTGGGCAGCGGCGGCAGGGGCAGCGCTGGGGCTGGCGATGTTGACGAAGTTTTCGACACTCCCTGCGGTGGCGCTTGTGCTGGCCCTCTGGTGGTCCGGGTTGGGTCGGCCGGCAAAAGAACCGGGTGCCGCCGGTGGTGGGGCGGGTCGGTGGGCGGTTTGTTTGGGTTGGGCCCTGGCCGTGTTTCTGGTGGTTTGTGGGTGGCACTATGGACGGGTGTGGCTGCATTTTGGCCGGCCTTTGGTGGGGAATTGGGATTTGCCCGGACAAACGTGGTGGCAGGATCCGGGGTATCGTGTGGCTGCGCATTATGCACGGTTTGGCGAGGCCCTGGTACGGCCGTGGTTCAGCGGCTTGGAGAGTTTTTGGGATGGGCTGTATGCCACTCTCTGGGGCGATGGTTTGGCGAGCAGTGCCTCCTGGCTGGTTTTCCGTCCGCCGTGGAATGAGTCATGGGCGGCGGTGGCGTGGTGGTTGGGGCTGGTTTGGACTCTTGTGATCCTGGTGGGGATGGTCTCGGGTTTTGGGTCTATGGTGAGGGGGCGCCCCGGTTGGGAATGGTTCGGCCCGAGCCTGGTGGGTGTTTATTTATGGGCGCTATTGTACATGTCGGCGCGGGTTCCTTCGTATGCCCAAGTGAAGGCGTTTTATGCGTTGCCGGCGCTGTCCGGGCTGGCGGTGGTGGTGGTTCAGGGGTGGCGGCGGTTGGCCGGCGCCTCGGGCGTGCGGCACGGGCTGTTGACCGGGCTCTTGGTAACCTGGTGGGTGGTGAGTTTTGGTTCGTTTTGGATTCCCGTGCAGCATCCCCAAACAGTCCTGGTTCAGGCCCTATGGGCGCTGGACCGTGGCGACGGGGAGCGGGCTCTGACGTTGTTTCAAGAGGCCATGGTGCGGGATCCGGTGCGACCGGAATTGAGACTGGCACTGGCTCGTGCGGTGGAGGCGCGGCCCGGCGATGTGGCATTGCAGGGGTTGTACGGGACCGTGTTGGAGGCGCACGGTTTGTGGGCGGAAGCGCTGGCGGTGCGGAAAACGGCGGTGGATCGTGCACCGGATCGGGCCGAGGCTTGGAACAATCTTGCCTGGACGTTGGTGACCGTGCCGGAGCCCGCGTTGCGGGACCCTGCCGCAGCGGTGCGATACGCGCGTCAGGCATGCGAACTGAGCGGCTGGCGCGAGCCGACCTGTGTGGGGACGCTGGCGGCGGCACTGGCAGCGGCGGGTGAGTTTGAGGAGGCGACCACCCGCGCGGAGCAGGCGATCGCGCTGGCGCGACAACAGGGGCGGTTGGACCTGGTGGAACGGAACGAACGATATCGGGAGGCGTATCGCGCGGGCCGTTTGCCCGCGTTTCGGCAGGAATTTGGGAGGTGAACCCCGCGGGACCGGCGACCGGTGGGGCAGGGCAAGGCCGGGTCGGGGGTCATGTTATGGAGGGATTCGAGCCGTGACGGCCGGTGGGCGCGTGGGTGCGGGGGATGGCGGAGAGGGGATGGCCAACGGGCGTTTGACCTTTCGGGTGGGGGCCGCCTACACTCGCGGCCGATATGAAGATCCTGGTGTGCGACCCGATTGCTCCCAAGGGCATCGAACTGTTGAAGGCGCGGCCTGAATTTCAGGTGGAGGTGCTGTCCCGGCGGCACTCGGAGGAGGAACTGTTGCCGTTGGTCTCCGATGCGGTGGCTCTGGTGGTGCGTTCAGAGACCAGGGTGACCCGGCGGGTGATTGAGGCGGCCAGGTCGTTGCGCGTGGTGGGGCGCGCCGGGGTGGGGGTGGATAATGTGGATGTGGAGGCGGCCACCCAGCACGGCGTGGTGGTGATGAACACACCGGGGGGCAACACCATTTCCACCGCGGAGCTGACCATGGCCATGCTGCTGGCGCTGGCCCGAAAACTCCCGCAAGCCCATGCCAGCATGGTGGCGGGGCAGTGGGATCGAAAGCAGTTTTCCGGCATTGAGTTGGCGGGGAAAAAGCTGGGGATCCTGGGTCTGGGTCGGATCGGCAGCGAGGTGGCCAAACGTGCCCTGGCGTTTGGGATGGAGGTGTTCGGGTACGATCCGTTTCTGGCGGATGCGCGGGTGAAGTCCCTCGGGGTGAGACTGGTCAACGAGGTGGATGAGCTGTATCGGGTGGCCGACTTCATCACGGTACACATGCCGGTGACGGAGCTGACGCGCGGGATGTTGAACGCGTCGGCGTTTGCCCGCATGAAGCCCGGCGTGCGCCTGATCAATTGTGCGCGGGGGGAGATCATCGTGGAGGAGGACCTGCTGGCTGCGCTGGAGCGCGGGCAGGTGGCGGGGGCGGCCCTGGACGTGTACGCCACCGAACCGTTGCCGGCGGATCATCCGTTCCGGAAACATCCGGCCCTGATCCTGACGCCGCACCTGGGTGCGAGCACGAAGGAGGCCCAGGAGAAGTGCGGTGTGGAAGTGGCCGAGGTGATCACCTCGTACCTGTTGACGGGCGAGGTGCGGAACGCGGTGAACCTGCCGTACCTGGACGCGAAGACTTACGAGCAGGTCAAGCCCTATCTGGTTTTGGGGGAGAAACTGGGCCGGTTGCTGGGGCAGTTGGCGCCGGAACAGGTGGACCGGTTGTACATCACCTATGGGGGGCGGGCGCGCGAGTTGCCGAACGTGGATCCGGTGTCCCGGGCGGTTCTGATGGGGTTCCTTTCCCGAACCGGAATGGGGACGATCAACACGGTGAACGTGCGCAGCATTGCGGCCACGCTGGGGATCACGGTGGAAGAAAAGCGGTCGAACGAGCCGGTCACTTACAACGAGTGGTTGCATGTTCAGGTATTCCAGGGCGATCAAAAGGTGATCTCGGCCGGGGGCACGTTTTTCGGGTCGCCGCAAAATCCGCGCATTGTACGGCTGTACAGCATGCCGGTGGAGATTCCCATTTCCGGTCACATTCTCCTGTTGACCAACCGGGATCGACCGGGCATGGTCGGGCACATCGGTACCCTGCTGGGCCGGCACGGGATCAACATTGCCAGCATGAACCTGCACCGGGACGAGGCCGGGGGACGAGCTCTGACCGTCCTTCATTTGGACAATGCACCGGACCGGTCGGTTTTGGAGGAGCTGGAGCGGGATCCCGACATTGACAACGTACGGCTGGTTTACCTGTGAGGGGTGCCGCGGGCAAAAGGATCATTGCATGGACAAACCATATCCGTTGAGGACGCTGCGACTGACGCTGACCACCGTTCTTCTGGCCGGGCTGGCCTGGGCCCAGACGAACCCCACCACCACCAGTGCCGTGGCGGTGATGACCGAGTTGTTTGGCGACGAGGTCATTGCCCGCGGGAAGAGCTTCGAGATCAAGCGCAGTCAGTTGGACGCGGCGATGCTGAGTTTCAAGGCCCTGGTGGCGGCCCGGGGGCAGACGCTGCCGCCTGCCGCGGATCTGCAGGTGCAGCGGGAGCTGTTGCAGCAGTTGATCCGTGTGCAGATGCTGGTGGGCCGGGCCAAACCCGAGGACAAGGCCGAGGGCCGGCGCGTGGGCGAAAAGCGCTACGAACAGGTGCTGGAGCGGGCGGGTTCACTGGAGAACCTGACCCGGCAGCTCAAGTCGGTGGGGATCACCCCCGAGCAGCTCAAGGAGCGGCTGATTGAGGAGGCCACGGCGGAGGCGGTGATCCGGCGCGAGGTGCAG
The window above is part of the Limisphaera ngatamarikiensis genome. Proteins encoded here:
- a CDS encoding tetratricopeptide repeat protein, with translation MSRVRPEVPSAPSPNGLSPGRLRPAGLAAAAAVLFLVTLALYAPVRSFDFINFDDPDYVTANPRVQAGLTRESLHWAFTQVHSSNWHPLTWISHMLDCQWFGLNPGAHHLINAFWHALNAALLFAWLGSLTSRPALAWIVAALWAWHPLRVESVAWVAERKDVLSLAFGLAALWAYTAAVRARSNHGGTAPAFWTRYGLAWLLLALGLMAKPMLVTLPCVMLLLDYWPLQRTPALIHPDPRIPGTRGAPESWTRLVLEKIPFFLLAAASSIITLRAQSASGATVPLEVLPLSARLARAVTSYVAYLEKTFLPVNLAPFYPYEPRSWSDPVVWQLLGVLTLITLTTLLWRRRSPWLIAGWLWFLGTLVPVIGLVQVGEQAMADRYTYLPQIGILWAGIWCIASAVARAPRLRPATALASVVLMAVSAGLTREQLLHWRDMGSLAEHTLRVNPRNHLALTQLATVRLDQGRLEEARRLCEEALALRPNFAEAHNTLGNVYLRRQDWKQARQAFERAIQCNPSYPDAWHGLAVVSSEQSQWEDAIRAARRAVELWPMHVGAWFTLARAQHQAGHWDDAVLSYRRLLELKPGLAPALQGLGAVLALRGDLEAACQAYEQALTQQTNSIEIHLRLGVLRSQLGQNTAAEQHLQQVLQSRPDDPLAHAHLGHVELSRGHAEKAVEHYRRALPRMPDDVPLLNNLAWILATHTNAALRDGALAVQLAERAAQLTSQQVPIILGTLAAAYAEVGRFSDAIATAQKAIERANELGQTHLAERNRQLLQLYEAGQPVREPAETASDQPR
- the serA gene encoding phosphoglycerate dehydrogenase, which codes for MKILVCDPIAPKGIELLKARPEFQVEVLSRRHSEEELLPLVSDAVALVVRSETRVTRRVIEAARSLRVVGRAGVGVDNVDVEAATQHGVVVMNTPGGNTISTAELTMAMLLALARKLPQAHASMVAGQWDRKQFSGIELAGKKLGILGLGRIGSEVAKRALAFGMEVFGYDPFLADARVKSLGVRLVNEVDELYRVADFITVHMPVTELTRGMLNASAFARMKPGVRLINCARGEIIVEEDLLAALERGQVAGAALDVYATEPLPADHPFRKHPALILTPHLGASTKEAQEKCGVEVAEVITSYLLTGEVRNAVNLPYLDAKTYEQVKPYLVLGEKLGRLLGQLAPEQVDRLYITYGGRARELPNVDPVSRAVLMGFLSRTGMGTINTVNVRSIAATLGITVEEKRSNEPVTYNEWLHVQVFQGDQKVISAGGTFFGSPQNPRIVRLYSMPVEIPISGHILLLTNRDRPGMVGHIGTLLGRHGINIASMNLHRDEAGGRALTVLHLDNAPDRSVLEELERDPDIDNVRLVYL
- a CDS encoding hydroxypyruvate isomerase family protein, which encodes MSARISRRSAIKTLATTAAAVASGSVLAPSTTAQETGPVKLKGRIRHAACRWCYQDIPLEELCRAGKEMGLEGIDLVGPNEFPVLKKYGLVCSMVSNPTIDGLGGITRAWNRVEHHDKLVQAYEQRIRETAEAGFERLICFSGNRDGLDDEQGLKNCEIGLKRILPVAEKYKVTLCMELLNSKRSHRDYMCDRTAWGVELVKRLSSERFKLLYDIFHMQIMEGDICDTIRENHQYIDHYHTGGVPGRNEIDETQELYYPRIMQAIVATGFKGFVAQEFVPRRPDKLASLRQAIQICDV
- a CDS encoding phospholipid carrier-dependent glycosyltransferase, with protein sequence MRWTRWTGLGWAGMGLAALAGLVWGLWHGDGLVYLPAHEGRSWWVAPRSATAEMHFEGEVGRVFRAQLEWDEARLPVEVRVAVLRSGEVRVNGARVEGLRLDGRHWKRPRSADLGPYLSRGTNEITICVTNPAGPAAMWAVLRAGRERQELPLAWEFVGADGRTVPAQLAEARMESGPEGYLRPFATLPEAAPSPGWLLGLLLVVVGGCVWVGRSACKSDRLWLKPLRGPAGDVCLVAAVGVAWVLLFVHNLPQLPRVYGFDAEGHEAYIRLVQEERRLPLADEGWQMYQPPLYYLLGAVVLELAGLTVAEDLASVLLRAMNGLVGFGHACLVFWVLRELFPEVRWPGRVGFLLASALPAHLVVTQYVTNEPLAAFWVSLGLALTLRARRCGDHPGWAAAAGAALGLAMLTKFSTLPAVALVLALWWSGLGRPAKEPGAAGGGAGRWAVCLGWALAVFLVVCGWHYGRVWLHFGRPLVGNWDLPGQTWWQDPGYRVAAHYARFGEALVRPWFSGLESFWDGLYATLWGDGLASSASWLVFRPPWNESWAAVAWWLGLVWTLVILVGMVSGFGSMVRGRPGWEWFGPSLVGVYLWALLYMSARVPSYAQVKAFYALPALSGLAVVVVQGWRRLAGASGVRHGLLTGLLVTWWVVSFGSFWIPVQHPQTVLVQALWALDRGDGERALTLFQEAMVRDPVRPELRLALARAVEARPGDVALQGLYGTVLEAHGLWAEALAVRKTAVDRAPDRAEAWNNLAWTLVTVPEPALRDPAAAVRYARQACELSGWREPTCVGTLAAALAAAGEFEEATTRAEQAIALARQQGRLDLVERNERYREAYRAGRLPAFRQEFGR
- a CDS encoding D-hexose-6-phosphate mutarotase; this translates as MNGTTPSLANHVAFLNGRGELPMLEILTRWSRAELYLHGGQVTHFQKEGEPPILFTSQCSRFEPGVPIRGGIPVIFPWFGQPEGRPHRHGIARLRDWALSELATGLDGSLRLCLRMPEVEGGPDCPACAVESELVIRDTLTVEVRVTNQSERPFTFELCLQTYLTVGDVRQIWITGLQDTEYLDATTGGRRARDTAPRVTIQDEVDRIYLNTARPVEVHDPVLQRTVRVEKNGSASTIIWNPGPDRARSLPDLGDDEYLHMVCVECGNVADNALTLPPGGSTALQIILSSRPGP
- a CDS encoding MBL fold metallo-hydrolase, which gives rise to MKSSRRKFLLWTLGTAVATAGGAAWLWGSQTRTARWTRRLLFGSRHPINPAPHRPQPDHWSNDRVTLALIGHATLLLNFYGVRILTDPVLLSRIGPDLRLGTVGPKRLIAPALTIPELPPLDLILLSHAHMDHLDMRTLRRLLRQDLPVVTAKDTSDLIHDAGGRKITELGWGESVTLQTTAGEIHIEAFEVRHWGQRWPDGKPRGYNAYILRREGTALIFGGDTAMTESFARLRPAGPYALAIMPIAAYQPWIWNHCTPEQAVRMADAAGARYFVPMHHEVFILSEEPIHEPIQRLEAALQQEPDRLALRQVGETFTLPQPG